ATCTTGCGGGAAAGATGCCTGCCTCCATGATGTTCTCCTGAATGGCAAGTCTACATGCACTTTTCGCTGTCTCGAAGATACCAAATACTGCGGCGTGGGTCCACCTTTTCACTTCCAGGGGAAACAGGGTTCAGTCCTGCAAAGGTTAGAAAAGATGATTCGGAAACCATGTGGTTTTGACACGGGTAGGCTCGGCTCCGCCCGAATTGAAATGGAAGAGATTCCTGCCAAAGTTTTCCACCGGAGTTTCGGCACAGGGTGAACCAAAGTTGTGCGTTCAAAGATTACCCGCGAATGACGGCGCAGCGTTTACCTATCTGCCGTTTCAATTCCCGAGTAGTGCATCATACGAAACTATCCCGAAACGGCGTTCTGGAAAATGGATCCTTCTTAGTTGGCTAGGGTTTGGAGAACCCATGGCTCGCGATTCAAACTGACTCACTATCCGATGATTCCGATGCGGTGGCGGACTTGAGCGCGGAGGGTATGATTCCTGGCGCGCCGACCGTCCCGGCGTGCCGGGACGGCTACTCACGGTGGTGCCCTCCGGGCAACCGCGGAAGTCCCCCACGCTAAATTCTCTGTCCGCAAACAAGACCGCAAACAAGACTTGACACGCGGATTCCAATCGGTCATTCTCACACCATTCGGTGGAAATTTCTTTTGCCGTTCCAGGGTTCCTGATTCATTCGTTCCGAGGAGGAATTGTTTTCCATGCGCACTCTGATGAGGTGGGTAAGCCAGCCGCGGTTGAGTACGGCTATAAAGTTGCGCCCGGCTATCATGTTGAGCGCGGCGATCATGTTCGCTGCGGCGTTGCCTGCGCAGGCTCAGGGCCTGCCTGATGGCGCCGGAAAGGAAACGGTAGCCGGCATCTGCACGCAGTGCCATAGCCTGGCCTTTGTAACCGAGTCGCGGTTGAGCAAGGCCGATTGGGAGTATATCGTCACGGACATGATCGGACGCGGCGCGCCGCTGATGGAGGACGAGATTCAGCCGGTGATCGATTACCTCGCGGCCAACTTCGGCAAGGCCGTCGGCAAGATAAACATCAACACGGCCAAGGCGATTGACCTGCAAAAGAACCTGTCCTTCACGCCGCTCGAAGCCGAGGCGATTGTCAACCACCGCGAGAAGAACGGCAAGTTCACCGTCTTGGCGGATGTGCAGAAGGTAGCCGGAGTCGACGCGAAGAAGGTGGAGACGGCCAGGGATCGAATCGAATTTTAGGTTTGTGAGCGGGGGAATCTCGGCTGGGGATGGATCGCTCAAGGAGGCTTGAACATATGATGCGACGGCTAGTTGGAGAACTGTTGACCGAGAAAATCTCGCGGCGCGGGTTTGTCGCCGGGATGCTGGCGGCGGGCTACTCTGCTTCGGCAGCGCAATCCGCGGCGCAGTCCATCGCGCCACTGCAGGCAGGCGCCAAGGCGGCGGAGGAGTTTACGCGCACGGTGAAAGGCACGGGCGGCGAGCTGATGGCCGATCAGATTGTCGAGACCGGCGCCAAGTATATCTTCGTCAGCAACGGCTCGGGCCTCGGGCCGCTGTGCGACGCGTTTGTCTCCCGCCCGCAGTTGCAGTCGATCCAGGCTACGCACGAAGGCCAAGTGGTGGCGCAGGCGGCGGGCTATGCGATGGCGTCGGGCAAAGTGGGCTACTGCATGCACAGCCGCGTGGGTCTGCCGCACTCCACTTCCAACATGTACAACGCGCACAAGGATCGCACCCCGCTGATCATCCTGTCCGACCACGCCGATACGGCGCGCGAAGGCACCGACAGCCATGAAGATGTGGACAGTTGGATCGAGGCTGTGGCGCAATACACCAAGCTGCGCTGGGTCGTCGAGCAACCGGATCGCATCCCGGAGTGGATTCGCAACGCCTACAAGATGGCTACGGTGATGCCCTGCGGTCCCACCTCTCTGCGCATCCCGCGCGACCTGCTGTATAAGGAAAATGTAACCAGCACCATCTATTCCGGCAAGGCTTTCAATATCCCCATGAACCTGCGGCCCGATACTGCGGAGGTGGAGCGCGTCGCCAGAATGCTGATCGAGTCCACCTCGCCCATGCTGCTGGTGGGCCCGGAGGCCACGCAGTGCAAGGCCGAGCAGCCGCTGATCGAGCTGGCTGAAATGCTGGCGATGCCTGTAACGCAGGCGCGCAGCTTCCACGCTGATTTTCCGAACTTCCACCCGCTGCACCTCGGCGAATTAAACAACCGAATGCGCTTTCCCAAGGAGATTGACCTGCTGTTCAACTTCGGCGCGCGCTCACCCTTTGGCGGCGCGTTCTCGCGGCGCGCAGCGTTGATCCAGGCCAGCGTTGATCCAGGGGCCATCGGGCGGCAGACGCCGTTGCGCGGAGCGCTGGTGGGCGATCTGAAGAAGGTGGCCGAGGACCTCGTCGCGGCGGTGAAGAGCATGGCCACCAAGCAGGACTTGGAGAAGCGCACGGCGCAGCGTCGCGCGGATTGCACGGCCTACACCGGCAAACTGCACGCCTCGCAAGCCGCGGCGGCCCGACGCGCTAACGGCAGTCCGGTTCCCTGGCAGCGCATGATGATTGAGTTTGCGGACCAGTTGGAAAAGGATGCGGTCATCGTGGACGAAGTGGGCACGGAAGCGAAGGTTCTCACTTACTTCAACTACGCCGAAAAGGGCGGGATGCACAAGATCGGCCGTACCGAGGGCCGCGCGCTGGGCTGGGGCGTGGGTGCTTCAGTCGGCGTGAAGCTGGCGATGCCTGATCGTCAGGTGGTCTCCTTCCAGGGCGACGGTGGATTCTTGTTTGGCCAGACCGACTCGCTGTGGACGATGTCGAAATACGACATCCCCGTGCTCACGGTGATTCTGGACAACCGCACCTACGAGGAAACACGCTGGCAGATCATGGGCCACATGGGCCCAGCCGGCAAGAACAACCGCGACTACATCTCGCAGTTAACTCGTCCCGTCGTGGCCTATACCAAACTGGCCGAGGCCTATGGCATCAAGGGCGAACTGGTCGAGAACTCCGAGGACCTCAAACCTGCGATCGCCCGCGCACTGAAAACGTTGAAGGACGGACGTCCGTATATGCTGGACGTACACCTGAAGACCTTCGGCGTGGGAGCGGAAAACCCGTGGTCGCCGCATTACTCCCTGGCCGCCACGCGCACCAGAAACGTATAGCTAAAATTGACGCTGGCAGCGAACACCGGGCAGGTTGGACGACTCCCGCAAGGGAATCGTTCAGACCCACCCGGTGTTCCTGTTTTTAGGCTTGGAATACGTGTTGCAATTCAATCTGGGGTTTTGTAGCATACGTGCATCGTGCAGAATCGCGGTTTGCGGAATCAGGGCCCTATTGAGATCTGAATCGTCCAAAACAATGGGTCAGTTGGCTTTGTCGACAAGGCTGGTGGTCCTGCTTGCTGCGCTGCAAACTTATGAGTTTTTTTACACTAGATCGATTGCTTGAAAGGAGTAGTCTCCACATGAAGCATGGAATGGGTCGATGGTTGCTAGGGCTGGTGTTAGTTCTTTCGGGTGGGATCGGCGCGATGGCGCAGCAGACGTTGAACGGGGTGCCTGCTCAGTTGGTTTCCTATCCGGACACAATTATCCACAATGGCAAGATCGTCATCATGAGCGACATGTCGCTCTCAAATTCACTGGGCCGCACGGTGCAGGCCATGGCTATCAAGGGCGACCGCGTCCTGGCCATCGGCTCCGACGCTGAGATGATGAGTCTCTCTGGTCCCCAGACGAAGAAGATTGACGTCAAGGGCCACTTCGTTTCGCCTGGGATCATCAACACCCACACCCATCTTCACGATGCCGCCGTCAACACCTGGGCGCGCAACCATCCGGAGAAGACGGAGGCCATCCGCAAGAATTTCACCGTTACCGGCAAAACCTTCGATGACATCACCAAGGGCATCGAGTTGGTCATCAAGGAACAGATGGCGCGACCGATCCCCGGCCAATGGGCCTGGATCGATCTGCCGACTGGGCAGTCCGGGTCGGGTCTTGGCATCGACTATCTGATGAAGAAGACGATGAGCCGCGATCAGTTGGATAAGCTGGCTCCCAAGCTCCCCGTTTTTGTCGGCGCGCACCCGGCGTTTTTGTGGAACACCGCTGCGCGCAATGCGTTCCTCGACTGGTATGAGGTCGAACCGACCGACGCCAATGAGAAGAAAGCCATCACCATCGACACCACCATGGGCCGCTCGCTGGTGGCGGACTTCTACTTCGATAAGCACATGGGCGAGCTTGCCAACGTCATCCGCGACTATCTGGAATATCAGACTGTCGTGGGCATGACCACGTTCAGCTCGCACATCGTCGGCCTGCGCAAGATGCCCGCCTATACCCAACTGGTGCAGGAAGGCCGCATGCCGGTGCGCTTCGCATTCTCCAACCGCTATTGCCAGCAGATCGAAGTGGACATCCCTGGCTGCTTCCTGCGCGCCGGTGATTACGCTGGTCTGGGTGATCGCACCAATTACTTCTGGAACGTTGGCATCACGCTGGGCGGCATCGATAACGGCCCGCCGGCTGTCTGCACGACGATGGAAGCCCCAGCCGAGTTCAAGGCCAAGGAAGAGTGCATCATTCAGCCTGGCAATGAATATTGGAAGGCCGTCTACGCGGCGATCCGCTCGCGCTACCGCTATGTGGTCAACCACTCCTGGGGCGACAAGGGTGTCGATTACGTTCTCGACATCATGGACGAGTTGATCAAGGACAACCCGGAGAGCTTCAGCAATGAGTTCTTCAAGTCCCGCCGCTTCACTAGCGACCACTGTGGATTCTATCCCACCCCCAGCCAGCTTCCCCGCATGGCGAAGTTCGGATGGATGGTCAGTTGCACCACCAACGCGCTCACGCGTAGCGCTCCGTACCTGCAAATCTACGGCATGAAGTACGAGAACCGCCTGGCACCCATCGCCAGTACCATCAAGGCCGGCGTTTACGCGACGTTTGAAGCCGAGCTGGGTGTGGACATGTCCAGGCCCGAAAACACCGTCGAGCCGATGCATCTCGACGCCAAACCTTTCATCACCCGCATCAACCGCTGGGGCGACACCATCTCCAAGGTGGACGCAGTGGATCGTGAAACGCTGC
This window of the Acidobacteriota bacterium genome carries:
- a CDS encoding helix-hairpin-helix domain-containing protein — protein: MRTLMRWVSQPRLSTAIKLRPAIMLSAAIMFAAALPAQAQGLPDGAGKETVAGICTQCHSLAFVTESRLSKADWEYIVTDMIGRGAPLMEDEIQPVIDYLAANFGKAVGKININTAKAIDLQKNLSFTPLEAEAIVNHREKNGKFTVLADVQKVAGVDAKKVETARDRIEF
- a CDS encoding thiamine pyrophosphate-binding protein; the encoded protein is MDRSRRLEHMMRRLVGELLTEKISRRGFVAGMLAAGYSASAAQSAAQSIAPLQAGAKAAEEFTRTVKGTGGELMADQIVETGAKYIFVSNGSGLGPLCDAFVSRPQLQSIQATHEGQVVAQAAGYAMASGKVGYCMHSRVGLPHSTSNMYNAHKDRTPLIILSDHADTAREGTDSHEDVDSWIEAVAQYTKLRWVVEQPDRIPEWIRNAYKMATVMPCGPTSLRIPRDLLYKENVTSTIYSGKAFNIPMNLRPDTAEVERVARMLIESTSPMLLVGPEATQCKAEQPLIELAEMLAMPVTQARSFHADFPNFHPLHLGELNNRMRFPKEIDLLFNFGARSPFGGAFSRRAALIQASVDPGAIGRQTPLRGALVGDLKKVAEDLVAAVKSMATKQDLEKRTAQRRADCTAYTGKLHASQAAAARRANGSPVPWQRMMIEFADQLEKDAVIVDEVGTEAKVLTYFNYAEKGGMHKIGRTEGRALGWGVGASVGVKLAMPDRQVVSFQGDGGFLFGQTDSLWTMSKYDIPVLTVILDNRTYEETRWQIMGHMGPAGKNNRDYISQLTRPVVAYTKLAEAYGIKGELVENSEDLKPAIARALKTLKDGRPYMLDVHLKTFGVGAENPWSPHYSLAATRTRNV